A region of the Oceanivirga salmonicida genome:
AAAACTGGAAAATTAGAGTTATCTCCTGAAATAGTTGTTATAGAATTAAATGAAAATGAAATTAGATTTATGTCTTTATACGAGTTTGATTATATTTTCTATAAAGAAAAAGATAATATTTATAGGGATGAGAAATTAAATACAATTTTGGAAATAGACTTTAAAAATAATGAAATAACCTTAAAATCAAAAGAAGAAAATTTTTTATTTAAAAAACTTATGTATAATAAAAATATTGATGAAAAAACTAAGAAAGTAGTAGTAACAAATAATAAAGAAAAAATATATCATAAACATATTTGGCAAGAAAGAAAAGACGGTAGTATAGATAAAGTTGAAATATTAAGTTATACTGATGATTTTAAAATAGTATATGTAAGTCATGTAAATAATTGAGTATATTTTTTAGATTCATTGGCAGATACATATGAAAGAGTTGACAGCAAAGATGGTATATTGTTAGAAAACAAAACAACAGGTAGAAAGATATATTTTAATGATGAAACAAGTAAAGCATGGATAGATAAAGAGAATAACGAATATTTATCAGGAGAATTAATATTATAAGGTGAAATTTACTAAATAAAGTACAATTTAATCTTGACAAAGCCTGTTAAAAATTATATACTTTTAATAGTGCCTTTCCCACAAAGGACCGTTATTCACAAAAAAATTTTAGGAGGAAAAAAGTGAATAAATATACATTTATACAAAAAAAAGAAGAAGTTGAAAGAAAATGGTATGAAATTGATGCCGAAGGAAAAGTTTTAGGAAAACTTGCTGTAGAAATAGCTGTTAAATTAATGGGTAAAGACAAACCTACATACACACCTCATGTTGATGGTGGAGACTTTGTAGTAGTAGTTAATGCAGATAAAATAGCAGTTACTGGTAAAAAACTTACTGACAAAAAATATTACAGACACAGTGGATACCCAGGTGGTATTAAAGTTAGAACTTTACAAGAAATGTTAGATAAGAAACCTACTGATGTGCTTAGAAAAGCTGTTCAAAGAATGTTGCCTAAGAATAAATTAGGAAGTCAACAAATAACAAGATTGAAATTATTTGTTACAGCAGAACATGATCATGTTGCACAAAAACCAGAAAAATTAGGAAAGTAGTAGGAGGAAGATTTAATGAGTAAAATACAATATTTAGGAACAGGTAGAAGAAAAACTTCTGTTGCAAGAGTAAGATTAATACCAGGAGATACAGGAGTAGTTATTAATGGAAAAGATATGAGAGATTATTTTGAAGGTAGGGAATTACTAGCTAAAATAGTTGAACAACCATTAGAATTAACTGAAACTTTAAGCAAATTTAAAGTTATTGTTAATGTATTTGGAGGAGGAAACACAGGTCAAGCAGGAGCTATAAGACATGGAGTTTCAAGAGCTTTATTAGAAGCAGATGCTGAATACAGAGATTCTTTAAAGAAAGCTGGATTCTTAACAAGAGATTCAAGAATGGTAGAAAGAAAGAAATACGGAAAGATAAAGGCAAGAAGAAGCCCTCAATTTTCAAAGAGATAATTTTTTCTACAAATTATTACAGAAGAATATTATTTTGTATAATAAAGAAAAGCCTTATAGATTATTCTATAGGGCTTTTTAAATACAATATATTTATTTTTAGTTAATATTTTAAAAATATGCTATAATTTAAATATAAAAAAAAATAAAAGGAGTAAAACAAATGAAAAAACTATTAAATATTTTGTTTATGTTTTTAATTCTATCATGTTCAAGCGTAGAGAGTGAACCAATCAAGCCTGTAAAAAAAATAAATACAGAGGTAGTTACAAAAAATATTTCAAATATAAAGAAAAATGAAAAAAACTTGAATGTTATCATATCTTCATTAGAAGAAATTAATAAGGAACAAGATAATATAAAAATATTACAAGTTATGGCTGAATTAAAACTTGTAAATAATGATAGAAAATCTGCTGATAAAGATTTTGAAAAATTGACTAAATTATATAAAGATGATAGAGAATTTTTAGTAAAAGTTTATGCACCATTAGCACTTTATATAGAAGAAAAAGATAAAGCAAAATATACAAGAGAACATATGGAAAATATATATAATTTTTTGGGTAGAATTTATGAGGCACTTAATTATATAGAAGATGCTAAAATTAATTATAAGAAAAATATATTATATAAAGAATTTAATAACCATCTTTTAGATGATTTATATGACTTAGCATTTAAAACAAATAATGAATATGAAAAAATTTCTTTAAAAAACACTTATTTAAAACATCGTGGAGATTATAAAGATGAACAAAAAAATAATATTCCACTAGTTAAATCAGACAGTATATTAAAAATGGATTATATGCCTTATTATGATATACCTAAATTATACACTAATGAAGAATTTGATAATATGGTTTTAAAATTAATATTTGAAGAATCAAATGAACAAAAGATGAGAACAAAAATTCAAGTTTTAGAGACATTATATAGATATTTAGGTCTTAGATTAGATAAAATAGAAATTTATGGAAATGATATAGATATATCTGTAATAGGTAGTATTAATTTAAAGCATAAAGGTATAGATTATATAAAAAGTTCATGTAAAAAAGTTATTGAAAGATTAAATAAAAGAAATAATATGAATGTCAATATATTTAGAAAATAAAATTTATAGAATATATATAGCAAAAAGTACATAACTTTCAAAATTGTTATATAATTTAAATAATAAATGAGATAATAAGTTTACTATTATCTCATTTTTACTATATAAGTTAAAATTTTATTTATTCATGTTTTTTTCAATTATAGAAATTAAATCATTATATACTTTTTCGTTTTCAGTATTTTTAACTTTAACAGTTCCATAACCAACTAAAGGAGAACCATCATAATAAATATCTTCTAGTATATTTAAGTTGAGTTTTAATTTTCCATTTTTTTCAAAAACTATAAAATTGAAAAATGATATATTATCGCATATAACTATTCCACATCTTTGTTCTTTGCTTGTTTTTGATTTTAAAACAATAAATCCATCTTCTTTATTATAAATTTCTAAAATTAAATTGTCATAGTATTTTGGAAGGGACTTAATAGCATCCAAAAGTTTTTCTTTGTCATTTAAATTATAAGTATATGTATGAGAAATATTAGATGTAATTTTTTTATTTAGAGCATTATCTAAATCATTAAATAAAGCATTGTATTTTTTTGTATTATATTCACCATCTATTTGATAAAATTGTATATATTTATATGAAATATTACTTTTTATATTTAATTTGTTATTTTCTTCTGTTATAAAAAAATCGGTGTATTCTAATGTAGAAAGTATTCTTAAATGAGCAAATGATTTGTAATATTTAAGTGATTTAATATATCCTTTTTCACTATTAATATATTCGATTCTATGACCACTCTCTATTAAGCTTTGTTTTAAAGCATTTATTACTTTACTTTTTTCTTCTACTTTATATATTCTAGTTTTAGCCATATTAAGTTTATTATTATCAACAGAACTACAAGCATTAAAAGAAAAAATTAGTAATGTGGTTATTATAATTTTAAAAAATTTCATATTTACCCCCTATTAAATTTGTATACTTTAAAATATACATGATTATTTGTATTATACTATAAATTTAAAAAAATGCTAATCAATTAAATAGAGATTTTAATATGAAGATTATAAAATATATGATGGTCTAATATTACCGACAGAAGGTTATGATAAAGATAGAGTACATATAGATAGAACTGATAAAGATGAAATTAAGATAATGGAATATTATATTAATTTAAAGGATGTCATTGATAGTTATTTGAGTAGATAAAATTGAATAAAACACAATATGTGGCATTTCGTGTAAAAAATATAAGTATATATTGTATTTTTTTTTATAAATGTGTTATTATATAAGTATATTAAATTAGGAGGTGTTTTTTATAAACAATAATAAAAAATTTGAAAAAATGTTAGAAGGAATTGAGCTAACTGCAACAATGGAAAATAAAGCTAGAACAAGTTACAAAGCTGTATATGATTACTGTATTAATCAATCTTTATTAGTAGATTTTATGCCGCAAGGTTCTTTTTTAACTGGAACAGTTATAAAACCATATAGAGAAGATGAAAATGATGAATATAATTTTTATGATATAGATATTTTATGTTTATATAGTGAAAATAGTGATTTGGGGCAAGATCCTAAGGAGATAAAACAAACATTAGGAAATATAATAAAAAGGAATGAAATTTATAAAGAAAAATTAGAAGAAGAATATGACAAATGTTGGACATTAAGATATAATGAAGTTAATAATTATAGATTTAAATTAGATTTAGTACCAGCTATTAATAATTTAATAAATATTTATATAACTAATAGAGATGGTGATGGAAGTTATAGTTGGAAAAAATCAGATTCGTTAAAATTTGGTGAATGGTTCTTAGGAATCAGTAATAGAAGTATGAGTCTTGCATTTATGGAAGAGCAAACTATAAAAATTAAAAAAGAATTAAAATTTGAAGATAGTCTAAAAGAAATACCTAAATATTATTACCAATCTTATTTGCAAAAAGCTGTAAAAATACTTAAAAGAAACAGAGATATATTTTATTCAAGAAAAGCTAATGAAAATATAATAAGACCTTCATCAATGATAATGTGTACTTTAGCTGCAGAAGCTATAGAAAATGAAACTATAAGTAGTATAGAAGAGGCTTTAACTAAAACTATTAGATATGTAAAAACTAAATTTAAAGATTTTGATATTAAAAATCCAGTGTGTAGTCAAGAAAATTTATGTGAAGAATGGACAATTCTAGATAAAGAAACATTTAAAGAATGGATATTGTTGTTTGAAAAAGATTTTCTATTAACGAATGATCTAAAAGAATTTGAAGCTAATGTAAAAACAGGTATAAATGAGAGTTTTAATTTAAATTTAATCCAAGATTACAATGAAGTCAAAGAAGTTAAACCATGGATGGTATGATAGATAAATTAAACGAAAATATAAAACAGTTATTACTTCAACAAAATGAGATGGATATTGAATTTGAAGATGATGAAAAAATAATTATCAAAGGGAATTATTTTTATACATTAAAGAAAGATAGTTTTTATACTTCTGGTAAAATAAATATTAAAATTAATATACCTAGAAATTATCCGCTTGGAATTCCGAATATTTATATATTAGACAAATTACCAAAAGATATTTCACATATTAATCAAGATGGCACCGCCTGTGTAGCATCGTATTTTGAAATTGTTGAATTTTTGAAAATAAAGCCATCAATACAGGAATATTTAAATATATTTTTAAATTCGTTTATTGTAACAGTTAGATACTTTGAAAAATATAATAAATACATTTTTGGAGAACGAGAACATGGATATAAAGGGATACTTTCAAGTTTTAAAGATAGTGGAATAAATACTAAGAAAAAAATAAGAAAGTATTTAAAAATTATAGAGACAAAAAAATATAGACCAAATACTAGATGCATATGTGATTCAAAAAATAAATTTAATGATTGTCATGGTGCCACTTTAGAGTTTATAATAACTAATGAAAATATTAGAAAACTATTTTTGTTGAATAATTTGCAATAAATAAAGGAGGTTATAAAATTAAAGAGAAAAAATTACAACAAAGAAAATTTGATAATTATAATACTTTAGAAACTATAAAAAAAGTTCTAAGTATAGTTTTATTTATTATGACTATTATTTTAATTAAATATAATAACGAGAAACTATATTTAGCTATAACCTTTATAGGGGCTATAATATTGATAATAATAAATTTATTTAAAGGAGAACTCTATTATAAAGCAGAAGAAATTAAGATTAAAAATTTAATTAGAAAATCATTTAAAAAAATAGATGAAGACGATTATTATGATAACAACGATATAGAAGAAGGCAATATTAAATTATTTAATAATGTATTTGAATCAGTTTTTTTTACTAAAACTTTGATTGAAAAGGATAGGAAAAATATAAAGAAAAATATAGTATTGATTATTCTATTAACAATATTATTTATTATTATTTTGATTGATGGTATAAGTAAAGTATTATGCACTGCTACAATTTTTTTATTGGAAGAAATTATAAAATTTTATTTTTCATATAATATGGGAGAAAAATTAGAAGAAACATTTGATGATTTTGTAGAATTAAGCGAAGATATAAAGAATAATAGTATATCAAATAAAGAAATTGATATTAGAATTATTATGCATACTATAAAATATGAAAAAATATTATCACACTATAGAGTAATGCCTGATACTAAATTATTTAAAAAGTATAATGAAGAATTAACGAGAGAATGGATTAAAAAATATAAGTTAAAAATTAATGATTAGCTAACAATTTTACTAATTATAAAAATAACTCATAAACATTAGTGTATTTTAAATATTTTTAGGTAAATAATTAATTTTAAGGTATAATATTAATAATTATATTATATTTAAAAAATTAGGAGGAAATTATGTGTAAAAAATTAATGAGTATGATCATGTTGTTGATTATAGCTAATATAGGGTATGCTGATGTACCTGTAATACCTGTATGTCAAAACGGAGATGTTGTTTTAACACTTCCAAAAGGGAAAAAGGAAAGTATAATAGCAATTTATACAGATAAAGGGAAATTAGAAACTAAAGATTTTAAAGATGCTAAAAATTGTTTTGATACTTTAAAAAAACAGATTGATAATGATGATGAAGTTATACTTTTAATAGGACGTAAAGGAGCTGCTAATTTAGCGATTTATTTAGTTAAAACAGAATATAATACACAGGCAATAGTATATAATCCTATAGAATTTCCAAAAGAGATAGAAAAGAAAATAGGTGCTCTACCTAAAATAAGTAAAGATGGGCATGACATAAGTGGAGATAGAGATATAGAGATAATAAGAGATGATAAAGATTAATGATTTAAATAAGGGTTTATAAAGCCCTTTTTTTTATTTATAAGGAAATTNNNNNNNNNNNNNNNNNNNNTGGAGCCAGTATATACATTTTCATAAGATATCATTTTAACTCTCATTTTAATATTACACCCAAAACAATAAAAAGGATTAACTTTAAAAGTATTCCAAATTTCTAATTGATAAAAAGTAGTCTTAGAATATTTAGAAACATATTTTCTCATAGTTTTCATAATATTCTTAATTTCTTTTTTTACATTTCTAGAATAAATACCAAACCTATGAATCATTCTAAAATTTTTAGGAGGAATATGAATAAGTAATTTAGATATGAAAGTCTCAATATCTAATGTAAGATAAGTTTTTTCTTTATT
Encoded here:
- the rpsI gene encoding 30S ribosomal protein S9, with amino-acid sequence MSKIQYLGTGRRKTSVARVRLIPGDTGVVINGKDMRDYFEGRELLAKIVEQPLELTETLSKFKVIVNVFGGGNTGQAGAIRHGVSRALLEADAEYRDSLKKAGFLTRDSRMVERKKYGKIKARRSPQFSKR
- the rplM gene encoding 50S ribosomal protein L13, whose product is MNKYTFIQKKEEVERKWYEIDAEGKVLGKLAVEIAVKLMGKDKPTYTPHVDGGDFVVVVNADKIAVTGKKLTDKKYYRHSGYPGGIKVRTLQEMLDKKPTDVLRKAVQRMLPKNKLGSQQITRLKLFVTAEHDHVAQKPEKLGK
- a CDS encoding nucleotidyltransferase domain-containing protein, which codes for MFFINNNKKFEKMLEGIELTATMENKARTSYKAVYDYCINQSLLVDFMPQGSFLTGTVIKPYREDENDEYNFYDIDILCLYSENSDLGQDPKEIKQTLGNIIKRNEIYKEKLEEEYDKCWTLRYNEVNNYRFKLDLVPAINNLINIYITNRDGDGSYSWKKSDSLKFGEWFLGISNRSMSLAFMEEQTIKIKKELKFEDSLKEIPKYYYQSYLQKAVKILKRNRDIFYSRKANENIIRPSSMIMCTLAAEAIENETISSIEEALTKTIRYVKTKFKDFDIKNPVCSQENLCEEWTILDKETFKEWILLFEKDFLLTNDLKEFEANVKTGINESFNLNLIQDYNEVKEVKPWMV